A region from the Hippopotamus amphibius kiboko isolate mHipAmp2 chromosome 15, mHipAmp2.hap2, whole genome shotgun sequence genome encodes:
- the NFILZ gene encoding NFIL3 like protein produces the protein MDVGLLVPPHVPQGHGKTLRGVRGQGPAVRRQREFMPEEKKDTVYWEKRRKNNEAAKRSREKRRLNDAALEGRLAALLEENALLRAELRALKHRFGLLPPMGGTRTLPSLLWESPWTGDSRPRAEQLPSLPGSHGCLLRPCSLDAGVSGCWGCLMAHMWTGLATSPRSLQDPAPPTPKRMDMALPAVLPAAFFSCHLLDRHGGPRPELRPCWGLWSPIPTGCRASGSSDVLLTPSVDPVGLPPGVACPVPGNDPEDLAQPSLPHKLRIKSRASGRVPRGWDGGQGPI, from the coding sequence ATGGATGTAGGTCTCTTGGTGCCGCCACATGTACCCCAGGGTCACGGCAAAACCCTGCGGGGAGTGCGCGGCCAGGGTCCGGCTGTGCGTCGGCAGAGGGAGTTCATGCCAGAAGAGAAGAAGGACACGGTTTACTGGGAGAAGCGGAGAAAGAACAACGAAGCGGCCAAGAGATCCCGCGAGAAGCGACGCCTCAATGACGCGGCCCTCGAGGGCAGGCTGGCCGCGTTGCTGGAGGAGAACGCTCTGCTCAGGGCTGAGCTGCGGGCGCTCAAGCATCGCTTCGGACTGCTGCCCCCTATGGGTGGTACCCGGACCCTACCCTCTCTGCTATGGGAGTCCCCCTGGACTGGAGACTCCCGCCCTAGGGCTGAACAGCTCCCATCTCTACCTGGCTCCCATGGCTGCCTCTTGAGACCGTGTTCCCTGGACGCTGGGGTTTCAGGATGCTGGGGCTGCCTGATGGCTCACATGTGGACTGGCCTGGCCACTTCCCCCAGGTCCCTCCAGGACCCTGCACCCCCTACCCCCAAGAGAATGGACATGGCTTTGCCAGCTGTTCTTCCAGCCGCCTTCTTCAGCTGTCACCTCCTGGATAGGCATGGGGGCCCCAGACCAGAGCTCAGGCCCTGCTGGGGCCTGTGGTCACCTATACCCACTGGTTGCCGGGCCTCGGGGTCCTCAGACGTGTTGCTGACACCCAGTGTTGATCCCGTGGGGTTGCCTCCCGGGGTGGCCTGCCCGGTCCCTGGGAACGACCCGGAGGATCTGGctcagccctccctgccccacaaaTTGCGTATCAAGTCCCGAGCCTCAGGCAGGGTGCCTCGGGGCTGGGATGGTGGCCAAGGCCCCATCTGA